Below is a genomic region from Rouxiella chamberiensis.
CACAGGCGGAAGATATGTTACCTCTCGCGCTCGATGCGTGGGAGCGCGGCATCAGGGTCAGCGCCGATCAGGCCGAACCGACCTATTTGCGTAATGAAGTGACCTGGAAAAAGCTTCCCGGCCGATAAGCATCGGCAACTTGTGCATGAATTCGCTGTCGAAGAGTTAATGTTCCCAGGGGTTGTAACCATGCGTGAAATCTTCACAAGTAAGAAGTTTGTTGCCTTAGCCGTTGGTCTGAGTGTTTTAGTGTTGTCAGGTTGTGCTACCGTGCCGGAAGGCATTCGTGGCACCACCACCACGCCTCAAATGAATCTGGCTGCCGTACAGAGTGCGCCGCAGCTTTATGTCAATCAAGAGGCGCGTTTTGGCGGCCGGGTGGTGGCCGTTATCAATGATAAAAACCGTACCCGACTCGAAATCGCGGCGATGCCGCTGGATTCGGCCGCGCGACCTCTGCTGGGCTCACCGTCGATAGGCCGCCTTGCCGCCTATTACAACGGTTTCCTCGATCCGGTCGATTTCAAAAATCAGCTGGTTACCGTGGTCGGGCCTATTACCGGCTCTGAAAACGGCGCAATAGGTCACTCGGATTATCGTTTTGTCACGGTGAACATCAACAGCATGAAGCGCTGGCGTGAAGTCAAAGAGGTGGTCATGCCGCCGCAGCCGGTAGGAATGTGGGGCTGGGGATACGGCGGTCCTTATGATCCCCGTTGGGGCCGAGGCTTTGGTCCGTCCTGGGGCGGATGGTATGACACCGGTCCGGCGCGGGTCGAAACCGTCGTCGCCGAATAGTCCATCACAGGATGATTCGCTACGCATTGGCGCTTAAAAAAGACCCATAAGCCCAATCATTCGTTCTTCAAATAATTTCTTAGGCGGGAGCATACTCCCGCCTATCATTTCATCAGTTATCTTTGACCTTCATCAAGGTTTAATTAACTACTGGCGGCCACATCACGTTTCGTGGCAATTTTCTGTAATACTGTGAATGGACCTGCAAACTTTTGGAAAATCGTGCAGGTTAATATCCTCAATCACAGGAACGTGAAATGAATAAACACCCTTATAAAGATATGATGCTCCCCGTTTCCTGGAGTACGGTCAGCATTTCTCCGGAAGATACGCAAAACTCAACGGACTACTTTTTTGGTCTTCATTTTGAATATCGACTGGATGAGGGAGAAACACTTCCCTCGGCGAAAGATATTATCGTGACGCTGGATATTAATACGGCAAGAATAATGATTGAGAACCTTCAGTCGTGGGTCGATTATATACAAAGCGGTGCTTCGGCACCTTATGGGTTGGTGAGTCATTAACTACCCGACTTCAATGGGTAAGTCACCATAACCGATAACGTATTCCTTTAGTAACACACTTTTAGAGACACATTCAGCAAAAGGTATTAGTTGATTCCCTAATTGGCGGCATTTTGCCGCCTTTTTATTTTTCACCAGGAAATGTCCTGTGCAGTACGAATAAAATAACTCGTTATATTTATTGTTTGAATGAATCCAGAAGTTTGAAAAAAAGCCAGCCCGAAGGCTGGCAAAGGTGAAAAAATGGGTGCTCTCTCTTCATGCCAAACTGCTGCGGGCAGCAACATGCACCGCCCGCAGCAAGGTTTACCTCACAACATTACAGGCTAGATAAGCCGCCACCTCCGTAACACCACTTTTATACTGAACCTCGCAGAGCGAGGGGCGGGTAAGTAAAGTGAACATTAATAGAGTTAAACAGATAATGGTTACAACAGCGAATATCAATTTATGTGGCATTTTAGCCCCTTTTAGCTTGCATTTAAGCATGTGAGGCGCTACTTTTATGTTTCTGTGCATGAAAGAGCGCCTCGGATTGTTTTATTAAACGATTCGGGGCTTTTCTCTTTTTAAACCTTGCATCACTCCTTACGCTGTCAATTATATAAGTTATAAAAGCTCGGAATAGAAAGATCCGAGCACCCGCAAAGACAGTATCAGGTTTTAATTGATTAAGCTGTGAAAAAAAGCTTTGTTAAATATATTGAAATAAATTGCTCTGCTATTAATAGAGTCTATTACCGATAGAGGTAACCTGTAATGAGTAACTTCTTCCTTGTGATTTACCTGAGTGATTATATTAAAATCGTTATTTTACGTTTTGGCGTGCAGGTATTAAGGTCGCAACTTGTTCAACTCGCTAAATGATGTCATTTTTTTCATTCTCGTTCACCCTATTTGCCGCCGTTGGCATTGAATAAACCAAAACGCTATACTTCGGAATATTATCCATGCTGCAGCATTTTTTACCCCTTTCGAAGCCATGGAATTGCGTAGAAAAGTTAAGGTTATCTGTTTAACCGAAGTCGCCTTCAACGCGCCACAAATTAGTGACGCGCCTCTCAACCTAAACATTGTTTGAAACTCGGCTGGTAAGATGAGTTAAAATATTGTTAATTGCATGGTAGAAATGTGCCATAGAGCGCATTGAAATAGATATCAGGAGCTATCCCTTGGAAAAAGTCTGGCTAAAACGTTACCCTGCGGATGTTCCTGAGAACATCGATCCCGACCGTTACAGCTCATTGATTGAGATGTTCGAGAATGCCGCGTTGAAATATGCCGACAGTCCTGCCTTCATCAACATGGGCGAGGTCATGACCTACCGCAAACTCGACGAACGGAGTCGTGCCTTTGCCGCGTACCTGCAAAACGAGCTGAAATTGCAGAAAGGCGATCGTGTCGCCCTCATGATGCCCAACCTGTTGCAATATCCTATCGCGCTGTTCGGCGTTTTGCGGGCAGGCATGATTGTCGTCAATGTCAATCCGCTTTACACCCCCGTGAACTCGAGCATCAGCTTAAAGACAGTGGTTCAAGCGCGATCGTCATCGTGTCCAATTTTGCCGGAACATTGGAGAAAATTGTTGCCAATACCCAGATTCGCCATGTCATTGTCACGCAGATGGGCGATGAGCTGTCACCGATTAAAGGTGCGGTTGTCAACTTTGCTGTCAAATACGTCAAGAAACTGGTGCCGAGCTACCATCTGCCTCATGCCCTCGCTTTCTCGAAGGTGATCGCCAAAGGTCTGCGGCTGAATTATCTCAAGCCCGAAGTTATTAATGACGACATCGCCTTTTTGCAATATACCGGCGGGACCACCGGACTGGCGAAGGGCGCGATGCTGACTCACCGCAACATGCAGGCCAATCTCGAACAATGCAAAGCCGCCTATGGCCCGCTGCTTAAACCGGGACACGAAACGGTCGTCACCGCCTTGCCGCTTTATCACATCTTCGCATTGACCATTAACTGCATGTTCTTTATGGAATTGGGGGGCGCAGTCTGCTTATCACCAATCCCCGCGACATCCCCGGCATGGTAAAAGAGATGGCGCGTTATCCTTTCACCGCCATCAGCGGCGTAAATACGCTGTTCAATGCGCTGCTCAATAATGACGAATTCAAGAAACTCGACTTCTCCAATCTTCGTCTGTCGGTCGGTGGCGGGGCGGCGGTTCAGAAATGCGTTGCCGAACGCTGGCAGGAATTAACGGGGCTGCATTTGCTTGAAGGCTATGGGCTGACCGAATGCGCGCCGCTGGTAACCGGCAATCCTTATGATCTCAAGCGCTACAGCGGCAGCATCGGATTACCGGTGCCGTCAACGGATGTCCGCCTGGTTGACGAAGCGGGTCAGGATGTCGCTCCCGGCGAAGCCGGAGAATTGCTGGTCAAGGGACCGCAGGTGATGCTGGGTTACTGGCAACGGGCGGAGGCAACGGACGAAGTCTTAAAAGAGGGCTGGCTCTCGACCGGAGATATCGCTACAGTGGACGAGCAGGGATTTTTGCGCATAGTCGATCGCAAAAAAGATATGATTCTGGTTTCCGGATTCAATGTTTATCCCAACGAAATCGAAGAAGTTGTGTCGCAGCATCCTAAAGTGCTTGAGGTAGCGGCCATCGGTGTGCCGAGCCAGTCGACGGGCGAGAAGGTCAAGGTCTGTGTAGTCAGACGAGATCCCAGCCTGACCGCCGAAGAGTTGCTGGACCACTGCCGTCACAATCTTACGGCCTACAAGGTTCCGAAAGTTATCGAGTTTCGGGATGAATTACCGAAATCGAATGTCGGAAAAATTCTTCGACGAGAACTACGAGACGAGGTGAAAAAGAGCCCTTCACCCGCAAGACAGAAACGCTGCATGATGCCATAACGCTGCAATTTGCATCAACCGAAGGCCGCCTTCACTCAACGCCGGATTAAGTCCGGCGTTTTCGCGTTATAATGCAAGTAACGCGAATCAGTAATAACCTTTCCAACGCCCGGCGGCAGGATGCAGGCCGAACCGGTTTTTAACAGCGAAAAGAGAAAAAGCTTTGAATTATCAGTTGATCGTTAGCAATGAAGAACTGGCAAAGGTTTGTCAGCAGGCGCAACAGTTTAGCCAGATTGCGCTGGACACCGAATTTGTCAGAACCCGCACTTACTATCCGCAGTTGGGCTTGATCCAGCTCTTTGATGGTGAAACCCTCACGCTGATTGATCCCTTGCCGATTACTGCCTGGCAGCCGTTTATCGAATTACTGACCGATAAAAACGTGGTCAAGTTTCTACATGCCGGCAGTGAAGACCTCGAAGTGTTTCTCAATGCCTTTGGCGTGTTGCCTGCGCCCTTTATCGACAGCCAGATTCTCGCGGCCTTCAGCGGCCGTCCACTGTCCTGCGGCTTTGCCCGTCTCGTTGCCGAGACGACGCAGATAGAGCTGGACAAAAGCGAGTCGCGCACCGACTGGATGGCCCGCCCGTTAACGCAAAAACAGTGCGACTATGCCGCCGCCGACGTGCTGTATCTGCTGCCGCTGGCACGCCAGCTTGAACAGGAAACACGCGAAGCCGGCTGGATAGACGCCGCGCTCGACGAGTGTCTGGCGCTGTGCCGCCGCCGTCAGGAGGTATTGCAACCCGAATCCGCCTATCTCGAAATCGGCAATGCCTGGCAGTTACGTCCCCGCCAGCTTGCCATTTTGCAGAAACTGGCGTCATGGCGTCTTATCCAGGCGCGCCAGCGGGATCTGGCCGTCAACTTCGTGGTGCGCGAAGAGAATCTGTGGCAGGTTGCCCGTTATCAGCCGCATTCACTGGGCGAACTGGAAGCGCTGGGTCTGAGCGGTCCCGAGATTCGTTATCACGGCCGTACCTTGCTGGCGCTGGTGGTTGAAGGCGAAGCGGTTGACGAGGCCGATTTGCCGGCACCTATCCCGAATCTTATCGATCAACCGGGTTACAAGAAAATCTTCAAAGAGATTAAGGCACTGATTCAAACGGTCAGTGAAGAGACGGGACTGAGCGTGGAACTGCTGGCGTCGCGCCGCCAGATAAACCAGCTGTTGAACTGGCACTGGAAGCTCAAAATCAAAGAGCAGGAACCGGAACTTGTCAGTGGCTGGCGCGGAAAACTGCTGGCTGAGCGTCTCGCTGGGGTGCTCGAGCAGGCGTAATTTTTTAACCCGTTCCCCCAGTGTCATGCTCGGGGAACGGGCTCTTCGTTCACGCGCACTCGCGCATCGTTACAGCGCCACGCTCGCAAAATGCCCCGGATATTCCAGCATATCTGCAATCACTTTCAGATTTTCTTCGCAAAGCCGTCGGGTATTGGCCCCTCCGAGACAGATTCTCAGCGCATCGGGCGGATTATTATCGGTGCTGAACGCGGC
It encodes:
- a CDS encoding Slp family lipoprotein, with the translated sequence MREIFTSKKFVALAVGLSVLVLSGCATVPEGIRGTTTTPQMNLAAVQSAPQLYVNQEARFGGRVVAVINDKNRTRLEIAAMPLDSAARPLLGSPSIGRLAAYYNGFLDPVDFKNQLVTVVGPITGSENGAIGHSDYRFVTVNINSMKRWREVKEVVMPPQPVGMWGWGYGGPYDPRWGRGFGPSWGGWYDTGPARVETVVAE
- a CDS encoding Hok/Gef family protein, with amino-acid sequence MHRNIKVAPHMLKCKLKGAKMPHKLIFAVVTIICLTLLMFTLLTRPSLCEVQYKSGVTEVAAYLACNVVR
- the rnd gene encoding ribonuclease D, which gives rise to MNYQLIVSNEELAKVCQQAQQFSQIALDTEFVRTRTYYPQLGLIQLFDGETLTLIDPLPITAWQPFIELLTDKNVVKFLHAGSEDLEVFLNAFGVLPAPFIDSQILAAFSGRPLSCGFARLVAETTQIELDKSESRTDWMARPLTQKQCDYAAADVLYLLPLARQLEQETREAGWIDAALDECLALCRRRQEVLQPESAYLEIGNAWQLRPRQLAILQKLASWRLIQARQRDLAVNFVVREENLWQVARYQPHSLGELEALGLSGPEIRYHGRTLLALVVEGEAVDEADLPAPIPNLIDQPGYKKIFKEIKALIQTVSEETGLSVELLASRRQINQLLNWHWKLKIKEQEPELVSGWRGKLLAERLAGVLEQA